One region of Culex pipiens pallens isolate TS chromosome 2, TS_CPP_V2, whole genome shotgun sequence genomic DNA includes:
- the LOC120414065 gene encoding uncharacterized protein LOC120414065, with translation MTAKKDKDYKGHKQGSELSATALSSKLDAHLQNGVTAAGLITSQDPLKRTNKPLMEKRRRARINQSLAILKALILESTVKTKAGDGQSKHSKLEKADILELTVRHFQRHRNLDNPAIDKYRAGYTDCAREVARYLATPEPPPLPSVPTLTDAGSKARLLRHLDNCIAEIDTEICPKVNGSTGSDSIKVESMYDTTPHKKTKDILDFGGGIGGVGQDSNPLDFSKTNREIGRSPFAAYRSPTAEMALLTPTAKSHHQDENNNRGHRTKSLHSPQPLVPSHHLDDLGSHGSDLGGGLSSAPGSSASVSPFANHVSLNKLMSLSQQQKLIDMTNLKNCRIDQGLVKQEPGLLMNGFATASPAISSPTPSSGILESDKDVSNHSEHVPPPPYPPQGQMALLIPDHYLQLATALGLSTQPMIEPHPSSAHPATDFETLIEQNRRQAALHEKLTADIMANLQHTLPENVDENYWELYKKSLGIPDSISKMTLEDVRALMARSAVPKAPTPQPPPPQVQQPSSSTVSKMEVDEPVDEQPPPVLDSEDIPEQHEDPSSHSSVKKELPNPGSPSEDRHQREPEDSKCAIAPGTSYENVSSNEATSHEHHNDGSSDDSMWRPW, from the exons ATGACTGCAAAGAAGGATAAAGACTACAAGGGGCACAAACAAGGAAGTG AACTCAGTGCAACCGCTCTATCGTCCAAGCTTGACGCGCACCTCCAGAACGGAGTAACGGCCGCCGGTTTAATCACATCTCAGGACCCGCTCAAGCGCACCAACAAACCGCTGATGGAGAAACGACGGCGCGCTCGAATCAACCAAAGCCTGGCCATCCTGAAGGCCCTCATCCTGGAGTCCACGGTCAAGACCAAAGCCGGCGATGGCCAGAGCAAGCACTCAAAACTTGAAAAGGCCGATATTTTGGAGCTGACGGTGCGACACTTCCAGCGGCACCGAAATCTGGACAATCCTGCCATCGACAAGTACCGCGCCGGGTACACGGACTGCGCCCGGGAGGTGGCCCGctatctggccactccggaaccacCGCCACTGCCCAGCGTACCCACGTTGACGGACGCTGGCTCGAAGGCACGCCTGTTGCGCCACCTGGACAATTGTATCGCCGAAATTGACACCGAAATTTGTCCTAAAGTCAACGGGTCTACAGGCAGTGATAGCATTAAGGTGGAGAGTATGTACGATACGACACCGCACAAGAAGACGAAGGATATCTTGGATTTTGGTGGGGGTATTGGTGGTGTGGGACAGGACTCGAACCCGTTGGATTTTAGCAAAACGAACCGGGAAATTGGGCGGTCTCCGTTTGCGGCGTACCGAAGTCCGACGGCGGAGATGGCACTGCTGACGCCGACGGCAAAGTCG caccACCAGGACGAAAACAACAACCGTGGCCACCGAACAAAATCCCTTCACTCACCCCAACCGCTCGTCCCCTCTCACCACCTGGACGACCTTGGCTCGCACGGCTCCGACCTCGGTGGTGGCCTGTCAAGCGCACCCGGGAGCAGTGCAAGTGTGTCCCCGTTCGCGAACCACGTGTCGTTGAACAAGCTCATGTCACTGAGTCAGCAGCAGAAGCTGATCGACATGACGAACCTGAAGAACTGCCGGATAGACCAGGGCTTGGTCAAGCAGGAGCCGGGTCTGCTGATGAACGGGTTCGCCACGGCATCACCGGCGATATCCTCGCCGACACCTTCGTCGGGGATTCTGGAATCCGACAAGGACGTTTCCAAC cactctGAACACGTACCTCCTCCTCCGTACCCACCTCAAGGTCAGATGGCGCTTCTGATCCCAGATCACTATCTTCAGCTGGCCACGGCCCTTGGCCTCAGCACCCAACCCATGATCGAGCCACATCCCAGCAGTGCCCACCCCGCAACGGACTTTGAAACGTTGATCGAGCAAAACCGACGCCAGGCGGCACTCCACGAGAAGCTGACCGCGGACATCATGGCCAACCTGCAGCACACACTCCCGGAAAACGTGGACGAAAACTACTGGGAGCTGTACAAGAAATCGCTCGGCATTCCGGACTCGATCAGCAAGATGACTCTCGAGGACGTCCGAGCCCTGATGGCACGATCCGCTGTACCCAAAGCCCCAACCCCTCAACCACCTCCTCCCCAAGTCCAGCAACCATCATCTAGTACGGTCAGCAAAATGGAAGTCGATGAACCAGTTGACGAGCAGCCACCCCCGGTACTCGATTCCGAGGACATCCCCGAACAACACGAGGACCCCTCTAGTCACAGCAGCGTCAAGAAGGAACTCCCAAACCCGGGTAGTCCGTCGGAAGATCGTCACCAACGCGAACCAGAAGACAGCAAGTGCGCGATAGCTCCGGGTACCTCGTACGAGAACGTCTCCTCCAACGAGGCCACCTCGCACGAGCACCACAACGACGGTTCCAGTGACGACAGCATGTGGAGGCCCTGGTAG